The following are encoded together in the Coffea arabica cultivar ET-39 chromosome 1c, Coffea Arabica ET-39 HiFi, whole genome shotgun sequence genome:
- the LOC113730359 gene encoding GDP-mannose transporter GONST2, whose translation MSSEIKLESIVCKNGEEPALNHLDGDGSFSHRKNEVHKIQDGFRSHGDWSVSDSPTTAERRAAASHRFFKGNRAALGEIVSLLFNGNEKQVHGFGRKSGPLVAGTAYCLSSCSMILLNKIVLSSYAFSAGISLMFYQNFISSLVVVVLGLCGAVSVEKLNWKLIKVWIPVNLIFIGMLVSGMYSLKYINIAMVTILKNVTNILTAIGEFYLFRKRQNHRVWTAMFLMITSAISGGVTDLSFDPTGYAWQTLNCILTASYSLTLRRVMDRAKQLTKSGSLNEVSMVLLNNSLSLPFAVLLILVFNEWDYVINANVVRMPMFWVVATASGLLGLAISFSSMWFLNQTSPTTYSLVGSLNKIPISIAGIIVFRVPVNFPNFFSILFGLFAGIFFARAKMS comes from the exons ATGTCGTCTGAAATTAAGCTGGAGTCAATTGTCTGCAAGAATGGAGAGGAACCAGCATTAAACCACTTGGATGGCGATGGATCGTTTAGTCATAGAAAGAATGAGGTCCACAAGATACAAGATGGTTTTCGTAGTCATGGAGACTGGTCAGTTAGTGATTCACCAACAACAGCAGAGCGTAGGGCAGCAGCAAGTCACAG GTTTTTCAAAGGGAACCGTGCAGCGTTAGGTGAAATTGTGAGTCTTCTCTTCAATGGAAATGAGAAACAGGTGCATGGATTTGGAAGAAAATCTGGACCTCTAGTAGCTGGGACTGCTTATTGCCTTTCTTCTTGCAGCATGATCTTACTGAACAAAATTGTCCTATCAAGCTATGCTTTCAGTGCTGGAATTTCACTTATGTTTTACCAG AATTTTATCAGTtctcttgttgttgttgttttgggTCTCTGTGGAGCTGTTTCAGTGGAAAAGCTAAATTGGAAACTTATTAAAGTCTGGATTCCTGTTAACTTAATATTCATTGGGATGCTTGTATCAGGCATGTACAG TCTGAAATACATAAATATTGCAATGGTGACAATTCTGAAGAATGTGACAAATATTTTAACAGCAATTGGAGAATTTTATCTTTTCCGGAAGCGTCAGAATCACAGAGTGTGGACTGCGATGTTTCTTATG ATAACATCTGCCATAAGTGGAGGAGTAACAGATCTCTCATTTGATCCCACGGGTTATGCGTGGCAAACTTTGAACTGCATTTTAACTGCAAGTTACTCG CTCACTTTGCGACGAGTTATGGACAGAGCTAAGCAATTGACAAAATCTGGATCACTTAATGAAGTTTCGATGGTGTTACTAAACAATTCATTATCTTTACCATTTGCAGTCTTGTTGATTCTTGTGTTCAATGAATGGGATTATGTAATTAACGC GAATGTTGTAAGGATGCCAATGTTTTGGGTTGTTGCGACAGCTAGTGGGCTGCTTGGACTTGCTATCAGCTTCAGCTCTATGTGGTTTTTAAATCAAACTAGTCCTACGACTTACAG TCTGGTCGGTTCCTTAAACAAGATTCCTATTTCTATCGCTGGAATCATAGTTTTCAGGGTTCCTGTCAATTTTCCCAATTTCTTCAGCATACTATTTG GTTTATTTGCTGGAATATTTTTTGCCAGGGCAAAGATGTCGTAA
- the LOC113731551 gene encoding transcription factor MYB119, with the protein MEGGGGLGGSFPYGNYCQGDHHLRLPLLKPRPPLTAIDRFLCGQRHFSQLEILANFKNKATLVPVNSDFVSSSSGGAIHGHAGGGGLLSWPITLPPSRDTSSSVNGVPFNKESTPNLSPEMNPNVGLDKEEDLPRVPRGTGRRGKGDPSVALIKGQWTEEEDNTLRKLVKHFGVKKWAQIAEKMVGRAGKQCRERWHNHLRPDIKKDAWSQEEEKLLVEAHIEVGNRWAEIGKRIPGRTENSIKNHWNATRRRQNSKKKFKKPEGVHNGRNQSTILQEYIKSTCFNDDSLINISTGPSSTTMIPVNSASTQITPSNSVISEDPTSAHFNMLYPELSQSASGDSSSYLAQHSYDDEMNFMQNLFGSYNLNVSTSCKNDKGKAPLDIGINQKDKCSASFNSSGYNSTNSNNQDFGGNLDYGFFPSFAEPSLPTGTYLGDQESNQPIRMYSDAYLSHILDGGNVLCALPEVYPSNMNMEKMMIDQASPSVGKEVDLIEMISNSQFARKNATNNFVF; encoded by the exons ATGGAAGGAGGAGGAGGGTTAGGAGGAAGTTTCCCTTATGGAAATTACTGCCAGGGAGATCATCACCTTCGCCTTCCCCTTCTTAAACCAAGGCCACCCCTCACTGCCATAGACCGATTCTTGTGTGGTCAAAGGCATTTTTCTCAACTTGAAATTCTTGCCAATTTCAAGAACAAAGCAACCCTTGTTCCAGTGAATTCTGATTTTGTTTCCTCTTCAAGCGGTGGTGCAATCCATGGCCATGCAGGAGGAGGAGGGCTACTTTCATGGCCAATTACTCTACCTCCTTCTCGTGACACAAGTAGTTCCGTCAATGGGGTTCCTTTCAACAAAGAAAGTACTCCAAACCTGAGTCCAGAAATGAATCCCAATGTCGGTTTAGATAAGGAAGAAGATTTACCAAGAGTTCCTAGAGGAACAGGAAGGAGAGGAAAAGGTGACCCATCTGTAGCTTTAATCAAAGGCCAGTGGACTGAAGAGGAAGACAA CACTCTTAGAAAGCTGGTGAAGCATTTTGGAGTGAAGAAATGGGCTCAAATTGCTGAAAAAATGGTAGGGAGGGCCGGTAAACAGTGCCGGGAAAGATGGCATAACCATTTGCGTCCAGATATCAAG AAGGACGCATGGAGTCAGGAGGAAGAAAAACTGTTGGTGGAAGCTCATATAGAGGTTGGGAACAGATGGGCAGAAATTGGCAAAAGAATTCCAGGAAGGACTGAAAACTCCATAAAGAATCACTGGAATGCCACAAGAAGAAGGCAGAATTCCAAGAAAAAGTTCAAGAAACCTGAAGGAGTACATAATGGAAGAAATCAATCAACCATTCTACAAGAGTATATCAAGAGTACTTGTTTCAACGATGATTCTTTAATCAACATTAGCACAGGCCCTAGCTCCACCACCATGATACCAGTCAACAGTGCATCTACCCAAATAACCCCATCTAACTCCGTTATATCAGAAGACCCTACATCAGCTCATTTCAATATGCTTTATCCAGAGCTATCTCAATCAGCTTCTGGTGATTCCTCGTCCTATCTAGCTCAACACTCATATGATGATGAGATGAATTTCATGCAAAACTTATTTGGGAGCTATAACCTGAATGTCTCCACATCCTGCAAGAATGATAAAGGAAAGGCTCCTCTAGATATTGGAATTAATCAGAAGGACAAGTGTTCTGCTTCTTTCAACTCTTCTGGGTACAACAGCACTAATTCTAACAATCAGGATTTTGGTGGAAATTTAGATTATGGGTTCTTTCCATCTTTTGCTGAGCCAAGCTTGCCGACCGGAACTTATCTAGGTGACCAAGAGAGTAATCAGCCTATCCGTATGTACTCGGACGCTTATCTCTCTCATATTTTGGATGGAGGCAATGTCTTATGTGCTCTTCCTGAGGTCTACCCTAGCAATATGAATATGGAGAAGATGATGATAGATCAAGCCAGTCCTTCAGTTGGAAAAGAGGTGGACTTAATAGAGATGATCTCAAATTCTCAATTTGCTCGAAAAAATGCTACTAATAACTTTGTATTTTAA
- the LOC113730381 gene encoding uncharacterized protein, whose amino-acid sequence MGVKVAPTCFHWSQPSFPHSPSSSQALASAISSPLSKRRSFSMCRYVGRSNFLGNSCSNLYRTGSWEQEQKSKPRFIRRVCGATLDSFSDEEFSKRIQELALRFQLSDDEQAEEAENRPESSTRESYDSRNGDAVLLEDQSFHPLEPPLWPEREEIIPASIERKANSVELPLSLRIIKRKKQWEEGFREVGESAYCSVKKAFSSMVFIIRELQSYTLQMRELLFYEDLQGILVRVQKEMHASFVWLFQQVFSHTPTLMVYVMILLANYSVHSMANNTALAASPHPQVCAASAESVSEVGDQSHEKSKFDSSFIKSFSVSSSSGKTTSIGGSNGGGGKHRPAASGTDGDGRFDRMSSDYHRTIVPDGVSSVGNPSRTSEEVSVSGQVTGEEEMRLWNSMVEEASKMQSASRDEALDHETMQRFVSPVNAKIESDDYADYFRTELLYQTGLAQEPNNSLLLANYAQFLYLVIRDYDRAEEFFKRAAKVEPKDAEALNKYASFLWQVRKDLWAAEETYLEAISADPSNSYYAANYAHFLWSTGGEDTCFPLSSPDTENDA is encoded by the exons ATGGGAGTTAAAGTAGCACCAACGTGTTTTCATTGGTCACAGCCTTCGTTTCCTCACTCTCCATCTTCTTCACAGGCGTTGGCTTCTGCAATTTCTTCTCCTTTATCAAAACGGCGAAGTTTCAGCATGTGCCGATACGTAGGACGATCAAATTTTCTTGGAAACTCCTGCTCCAATCTCTATAGGACGGGATCTTGGGAGCAAGAACAAAAATCTAAACCACGTTTTATTAGAAGGGTTTGCGGTGCCACTCTCGATTCCTTTTCAGACGAGGAATTTTCCAAAAGAATTCAGGAGTTGGCGTTGAGATTCCAATTATCTGATGATGAACAAGCTGAAGAGGCTGAAAATCGCCCTGAAAGCAGCACCCGGGAAAGTTATGATAGTAGAAATGGTGACGCTGTACTTTTAGAAGATCAATCCTTTCATCCTCTGGAGCCCCCCCTTTGGCCTGAAAGAGAGGAGATAATTCCTGCTAGTATAGAGCGGAAGGCCAATAGTGTAGAGCTCCCTCTTTCGCTTAGGATTATAAAGAGGAAAAAACAATGGGAAGAGGGGTTTAGAGAAGTTGGTGAATCCGCCTATTGTTCTGTGAAGAAGGCCTTTTCATCGATGGTGTTTATAATTCGAGAACTTCAGAGTTATACTTTACAGATGAGGGAATTGCTCTTTTACGAGGATTTACAAGGGATTTTGGTGAGAGTTCAGAAGGAAATGCATGCCTCTTTTGTGTGGTTGTTTCAGCAAGTGTTTTCGCATACACCAACTTTAATGGTGTATGTGATGATTTTGCTTGCGAATTATAGTGTTCATTCAATGGCTAACAATACTGCCTTAGCTGCCAGCCCCCATCCCCAGGTCTGTGCTGCTTCCGCCGAATCTGTTTCTGAAGTTGGAGATCAAAGCCATGAAAAGAGTAAGTTTGATTCTTCGTTTATTAAGTCATTTTCGGTGTCTTCTTCGAGTGGAAAGACTACTTCAATTGGTGGAAGTAATGGCGGTGGTGGAAAACATAGGCCTGCTGCTAGTGGTACAGATGGGGATGGAAGGTTTGATAGGATGTCGTCTGATTATCATAGGACAATTGTTCCTGATGGGGTGTCATCTGTTGGCAACCCTTCAAGGACTAGTGAAGAAGTTTCAGTTTCTGGACAGGTGACTGGAGAAGAAGAGATGAGATTGTGGAATTCTATGGTGGAAGAAGCTTCCAAAATGCAGTCTGCATCTAGAGATGAAGCTTTGGATCATGAGACAATGCAGAGATTTGTTTCCCCGGTCAATGCAAAGATTGAATCAGACGACTATGCAGATTACTTCAGAACAGAGTTGCTATATCAGACGGGACTGGCACAAGAGCCCAACAATTCTCTTTTGCTAGCCAACTATGCTCAATTTCTTTACTTGGTCATTCGAGATTATGACAG GGCAGAGGAATTTTTTAAGAGGGCAGCAAAAGTAGAGCCCAAGGATGCAGAGGCACTGAATAAATATGCAAGCTTCCTTTGGCAAGTGAGGAAAGACCTCTGGGCTGCCGAAGAGACCTATCTAGAAGCCATATCTGCAGACCCCAGCAACTCATATTATGCAGCTAACTATGCCCATTTCCTCTGGAGTACTGGTGGGGAGGATACTTGTTTTCCCCTTAGTTCTCCTGATACTGAGAATGATGCATAA
- the LOC113730388 gene encoding cell division control protein 6 homolog B-like → MPNLAGRRLSPVDVIKAQLGDSSPHKRKLRSDSATRDGSDSSVPLPMQSSPVKWKSPRRCPNDSPKINSPSKDNEKFSRGKAMTSSKLPVKKKLSDSFLDKPIWNPTDVDQLSSVKEALHVSTSPSTVVCRENERTRMLEFCQRCIELETSGSMYVCGCPGTGKSLMMEKVKEALVEWAKEAGLQPPHIVAINCTSLANTSEIFSKILGKSSLQNKSGGSISPLKTLQNNYSQKQHSNGMKMTLIIADELDYLITKDRAVLHDLFLLTTLPFSRCILIGIANAIDLAHKFLPKLQSLNCKPMVITFRPYSKDEIIVILRQRLVALPYVVFQPQALELCARRVAAASGDLRKALWVSRSAIEILEAEIRDSIDYLNLSGVDERFGTTLAKQDSTIVRVDHMALALSKAYRSPVVDTIQSLPQHQQIILCSAVKLYRRGKKHTTIGELNRSYNDVCKSTLIPPAGIVELSSMCRVLVDQGLLKLGQSREDKLRRVTLNVDEADINFALQGVRFFRNCLQC, encoded by the exons ATGCCGAACCTCGCTGGCCGTAGGTTATCTCCGGTTGACGTCATCAAGGCTCAGTTAGGAGATTCGAGTCCTCACAAGCGTAAATTGAGATCTGATTCGGCTACTCGAGATGGTTCGGATTCTTCTGTTCCTTTGCCGATGCAGAGTTCTCCGGTGAAGTGGAAATCACCTCGCCGATGTCCAAATGACAGTCCAAAGATTAATAGTCCTTCCAAA GACAATGAAAAATTTTCCCGTGGAAAGGCAATGACGTCGAGCAAATTACCCGTTAAGAAAAAGTTATCCGATAGTTTTCTGGATAAACCGATCTGGAATCCTACAG ATGTGGATCAATTGAGTTCTGTGAAGGAGGCATTGCATGTTTCAACTTCTCCTTCTACTGTAGTGTGCCGCGAAAACGAGCGAACTAGGATGTTGGAGTTCTGCCAAAGATGCATTGAGCTAGAAACTTCAGGCAGTATGTACGTATGTGGTTGTCCAGGGACTGGAAAGTCGCTAATGATGGAGAAAGTTAAAGAGGCATTGGTTGAATGGGCAAAAGAG GCAGGACTTCAGCCCCCACATATAGTAGCTATCAATTGTACTTCTCTTGCAAACACTTCAGAAATTTTTAGTAAG ATTCTTGGGAAAAGTTCACTGCAAAATAAATCAGGCGGTTCTATTTCCCCTTTGAAGACTCTTCAGAACAATTATTCTCAGAAGCAGCATTCAAATGGGATGAAAATGAC GTTGATAATTGCCGATGAGTTGGATTATCTGATAACAAAAGATAGGGCCGTGCTTCATGATCTTTTTTTGCTCACAACACTACCATTTTCTAGATGTATCTTAATAG GAATTGCTAATGCTATTGATCTAGCTCATAAATTTCTTCCTAAATTGCAATCACTGAACT gCAAGCCTATGGTGATTACTTTTCGACCCTATTCCAAGGATGAGATCATTGTAATTCTGCGACAGAGATTAGTG GCACTTCCCTATGTTGTCTTTCAGCCACAAGCACTGGAACTTTGTGCTAGG AGAGTTGCTGCTGCATCTGGAGATCTTCGGAAGGCTCTTTGGGTTTCCAG GAGTGCAATTGAGATATTAGAAGCTGAGATAAGAGACTCCATCGATTACCTGAATCTGTCAGGAGTAGATGAACGGTTTGGCACTACTTTGGCAAAGCAAGATTCTACAATT GTGAGAGTTGATCATATGGCTCTTGCTTTATCAAAGGCATATAGATCCCCGGTTGTAGATACTATACAATCTCTTCCCCAACATCAACAG ATTATTCTTTGCTCTGCTGTTAAACTTTACCGCCGAGGGAAGAAGCATACTACAATAGGCGAG TTAAATAGAAGTTATAACGATGTTTGTAAATCAACTTTAATCCCGCCGGCCGGAATTGTGGAACTTTCGAGCATGTGCAGAGTGCTTGTAGACCAG GGTCTTCTTAAACTGGGACAATCACGGGAAGATAAATTAAGAAGAGTGACCTTAAATGTAGATGAGGCAGACATTAACTTTGCATTGCAG GGAGTTCGTTTCTTCCGAAATTGTCTTCAATGCTAG